A part of Paenibacillus sp. sptzw28 genomic DNA contains:
- a CDS encoding MFS transporter — protein sequence MNSQLGTANYRIPLFCIVTLIFWFSMYTCVPILTAYVKDLGASNKMAGLIVGMYGLSQMLLRIPVGVVSDRIHKRKMFIVLGLIFSVVAGIGILLTDHLTWILFLRIIAGAAAATWVDFTILFASYYAKHETTRAMGNITVFNSLGQMFGILCGGWFADQYGWESAFLIGAAVGLAGTFAAFFVVEKFEENEQAITLNGIKEVAGDRILMTVSFLAIILQILTFATVFGFTPVYAQSLGATKLDMGLLTFFSTLPIALASWLGGKYASQWLGERNVIVLGFILTGVFTVVIPFTGSLWMLIVTQALAGFGRGFTMPVLMSLSIKHMETGRRATAMGFYQAIYGLGMFIGPLFMGLAGDLLTLKEGFVLVGMLGCITALLSHVLLYRVMTPSTAVNSSM from the coding sequence GTGAATTCGCAGCTTGGGACGGCCAATTACCGAATTCCGCTATTCTGCATCGTTACGCTTATATTCTGGTTTTCCATGTATACATGTGTTCCGATATTGACCGCATACGTGAAGGACCTCGGTGCCTCCAACAAAATGGCCGGACTGATCGTCGGGATGTACGGGCTTAGCCAAATGCTTCTCAGGATTCCGGTTGGCGTCGTATCGGATCGTATCCATAAGAGAAAAATGTTCATCGTGCTCGGGTTGATCTTTTCCGTTGTGGCGGGTATCGGCATTCTGCTGACCGACCATCTCACCTGGATTTTGTTCCTTCGCATTATTGCAGGCGCGGCAGCGGCGACATGGGTGGACTTTACGATTCTGTTCGCCAGCTATTATGCGAAGCACGAGACAACCCGCGCTATGGGTAATATAACCGTATTCAATTCGCTGGGACAGATGTTCGGGATCCTGTGCGGCGGATGGTTCGCGGATCAATACGGATGGGAGTCGGCGTTTCTTATAGGCGCGGCCGTCGGACTCGCCGGAACGTTCGCAGCGTTCTTCGTGGTCGAGAAATTTGAAGAAAACGAGCAGGCGATAACGCTTAACGGCATTAAGGAAGTAGCCGGGGACCGTATTCTGATGACGGTATCGTTCCTGGCGATCATCCTGCAGATTCTAACCTTTGCGACGGTCTTCGGATTTACGCCGGTATATGCCCAGTCGCTCGGCGCAACCAAGCTCGATATGGGTCTGCTGACCTTCTTCTCGACACTGCCTATCGCTCTCGCGTCCTGGCTGGGAGGGAAATACGCATCCCAATGGCTGGGCGAACGAAATGTCATTGTGCTCGGGTTTATCCTAACCGGAGTGTTTACCGTCGTTATTCCGTTCACCGGCTCGTTATGGATGCTAATTGTTACACAGGCTCTCGCCGGATTTGGCCGGGGCTTCACGATGCCTGTCCTGATGTCCCTCAGCATCAAGCATATGGAAACCGGCAGACGCGCGACGGCAATGGGTTTTTATCAGGCCATCTATGGGTTAGGAATGTTTATTGGCCCATTGTTTATGGGACTCGCAGGGGACTTACTCACCTTGAAGGAAGGGTTTGTGCTGGTCGGGATGCTTGGATGCATCACTGCACTGCTCAGCCATGTACTGCTCTACCGGGTGATGACTCCGTCAACCGCGGTGAACAGCAGCATGTAG
- a CDS encoding DUF4395 domain-containing protein encodes MPMPYVKANQAGIVLFVIAAFILGQPWIIAALWVIQTLGQLLGSRFNLFVRIAKPFLHVEGRETQSAELQRFNNTLAVLFLTLSLISFALGWIVAAYVFAALLLVAAGAALLGYCIGCTIYYQYKKALASKR; translated from the coding sequence GTGCCGATGCCTTACGTCAAGGCTAATCAAGCCGGAATCGTTTTGTTCGTTATTGCGGCGTTTATTTTGGGACAGCCGTGGATTATTGCCGCGCTGTGGGTTATCCAAACGCTAGGACAGCTGCTCGGGAGCAGATTTAATTTGTTCGTGCGGATCGCTAAACCATTCCTTCACGTGGAAGGCCGTGAAACACAGTCAGCTGAGCTGCAGCGGTTCAATAATACGCTCGCTGTCCTGTTCTTGACGCTCTCGCTTATCTCCTTTGCACTTGGCTGGATCGTTGCCGCATACGTGTTCGCGGCTTTGCTGCTGGTTGCAGCCGGCGCCGCGTTATTGGGCTATTGCATCGGATGCACCATCTACTACCAGTATAAGAAAGCGCTTGCCTCAAAGCGGTAG
- a CDS encoding endonuclease/exonuclease/phosphatase family protein, with the protein MDMTVMTFNLRYITPNDGDNYWPNRIRRAAAIIKEHSPLVIGTQEGYHSMLLDLEPHLSDYGWVGEGRFGEHENEHCAIFYNKRELEIAGHGQFWLSETPDVIASKSWDSWFPRICTWARFARRDTGAVFYVYNTHFDHHSQAARDESSRVILERIHRERKQKDVPVILMGDFNSAPGDFPIRLLRGDAGTSDEADTGLIDAYSIMAGDPGLTAHSFGGGEEGEPIDYIFATPEFRFTDVLIDRREIEGGFPSDHYPVVAKLTMI; encoded by the coding sequence ATGGATATGACCGTGATGACGTTCAATCTGCGTTATATAACGCCTAATGACGGGGACAATTATTGGCCGAACCGGATTCGCCGGGCCGCGGCCATTATCAAGGAGCACAGCCCTCTCGTAATCGGTACCCAGGAGGGCTATCATTCGATGCTGCTTGATCTGGAGCCGCATCTAAGCGACTACGGCTGGGTCGGTGAGGGCCGTTTCGGCGAACATGAGAACGAGCATTGTGCGATTTTTTACAATAAACGGGAGCTGGAGATCGCCGGGCACGGGCAGTTCTGGCTCTCGGAAACGCCGGATGTCATCGCTTCGAAAAGCTGGGACAGCTGGTTCCCGCGCATATGCACGTGGGCGCGTTTCGCGAGGCGCGATACTGGCGCTGTATTTTATGTGTACAACACTCATTTCGATCACCACAGCCAGGCGGCGCGGGATGAAAGCAGCAGAGTCATTCTGGAGCGAATCCACCGTGAGCGCAAGCAGAAGGACGTTCCGGTGATCTTGATGGGTGATTTCAACAGCGCGCCCGGGGATTTCCCGATTCGCTTACTGCGGGGGGACGCAGGAACCAGCGACGAAGCGGATACCGGGTTGATCGACGCTTATTCCATTATGGCGGGGGATCCCGGTCTGACCGCGCACAGCTTTGGTGGCGGCGAGGAGGGTGAGCCGATCGATTATATTTTCGCAACGCCGGAATTTCGGTTCACGGACGTTCTCATCGACCGCCGCGAAATAGAAGGAGGCTTCCCGTCGGATCATTACCCGGTGGTAGCGAAGCTTACAATGATATGA
- a CDS encoding carbohydrate ABC transporter permease: MVRNRSLTARLSEMLLLAVMLIISLLSLGPVLHTLAVSFSDNAAAAGGFVKLWPKGFTLESYKKIMEEPHFINSFFVSVKRVLIGGAFNFALTILMAYPLSRSGREFPLRNVYMWFILFTMLFSGGIIPLYLTVRTLDMFNTIWALVLPGAVPVFNVILLMNFFRNMPKELSDAGYIDGAGPWYMMTKVFVPLSLPALATVTLFSIVGHWNSFFDGLIFMRSVENYPLQTYIQQLVVQINLQELDSTQAELLQKVSEKTLNAAKIIVSMVPILAVYPFLQKYFIHGIMLGSVKE; the protein is encoded by the coding sequence TTGGTCCGGAATCGATCGCTCACCGCCCGTTTGTCCGAAATGCTGCTGCTCGCAGTGATGCTTATCATCTCACTCCTTTCGCTCGGTCCCGTGCTGCATACCCTCGCAGTATCGTTCAGCGATAACGCAGCTGCGGCCGGAGGCTTCGTCAAGCTTTGGCCCAAAGGGTTCACCTTGGAATCGTATAAAAAAATTATGGAGGAGCCGCATTTCATTAATTCGTTCTTCGTTTCCGTGAAACGCGTTCTGATCGGCGGTGCCTTCAACTTCGCCTTGACCATCCTTATGGCGTACCCTCTTTCGAGAAGCGGCAGGGAATTTCCGCTTCGCAACGTATACATGTGGTTTATACTGTTTACGATGCTGTTCAGCGGGGGAATTATCCCTTTATACTTAACCGTCAGGACGCTCGACATGTTCAACACGATATGGGCGCTTGTGCTTCCGGGTGCGGTACCGGTGTTTAACGTGATTCTGCTGATGAACTTTTTCCGGAATATGCCCAAGGAATTGAGCGATGCGGGATATATCGACGGGGCGGGCCCTTGGTACATGATGACCAAGGTGTTCGTCCCCCTGTCGCTGCCTGCGCTTGCGACTGTGACGCTGTTCAGCATTGTCGGCCACTGGAACAGCTTCTTCGACGGTCTGATCTTCATGCGCAGCGTGGAGAACTATCCACTGCAAACCTATATCCAGCAGCTTGTCGTGCAGATCAATCTGCAGGAGCTGGATTCCACGCAGGCGGAACTGCTGCAGAAGGTATCGGAGAAGACGCTGAACGCTGCGAAAATTATCGTTTCCATGGTGCCGATCCTGGCGGTATATCCGTTTCTGCAAAAGTATTTCATTCATGGAATCATGCTCGGATCCGTAAAAGAGTAA
- a CDS encoding sugar ABC transporter permease produces MNMKSYRKHYHLMLLPGVILLIIFHVIPMFGIVIAFQDFKIGRGIWNSEWIGLENFTYLFEIRDSGTIFFNTVFIALCKIAAHLIVPLVFALMLNEVRVMAVKRWVQTVVYLPHFISWVILAGIVIDMLSLNGVINQTLKSLGTQPIMFLASNTWFPAIVVGSDIWKEFGFAAIVYLAALAGINPALYEAAEMDGARRFQQLLYITLPGLATTVVLLATLSIGNILNAGFDQIFNLYNPLVYDSGDIIDTFVYRVGLVQAQYGLATAVSLLKSAIGFVLIVISYRLAYRYANYRIF; encoded by the coding sequence ATGAACATGAAATCGTACCGCAAGCATTATCATCTGATGCTGCTGCCGGGCGTCATCCTGCTTATTATTTTTCATGTCATACCGATGTTCGGCATCGTGATCGCCTTTCAGGATTTTAAAATCGGCAGAGGAATATGGAACTCCGAGTGGATCGGTCTGGAAAATTTCACGTACCTGTTCGAAATCCGCGACAGCGGAACCATATTCTTTAACACCGTGTTCATCGCATTATGTAAAATCGCAGCACACCTCATCGTTCCGCTCGTCTTCGCCCTGATGCTGAATGAAGTCCGGGTCATGGCAGTGAAAAGATGGGTGCAGACCGTCGTCTATTTGCCGCACTTCATATCGTGGGTCATCCTGGCAGGCATCGTCATCGACATGCTATCGCTGAACGGGGTTATCAATCAGACGCTCAAATCGCTCGGAACCCAGCCGATCATGTTTCTCGCAAGCAACACATGGTTTCCCGCGATCGTGGTGGGCAGTGATATTTGGAAAGAGTTCGGTTTTGCCGCGATCGTTTACTTGGCCGCGCTTGCCGGAATTAATCCGGCCCTGTATGAAGCGGCCGAAATGGACGGGGCCCGCCGGTTCCAGCAGCTGCTCTACATTACGCTGCCGGGACTCGCAACGACGGTCGTCCTGCTCGCGACATTAAGCATCGGCAACATATTGAATGCCGGCTTCGATCAAATCTTCAATCTGTACAATCCGCTTGTCTACGATTCCGGAGATATTATCGATACCTTCGTATACCGGGTCGGTCTTGTTCAAGCGCAGTATGGACTAGCGACGGCCGTCAGTCTGCTCAAGTCCGCGATCGGTTTTGTCCTGATCGTGATCTCATACCGGCTTGCCTACAGATATGCAAACTACAGGATTTTTTGA
- a CDS encoding extracellular solute-binding protein, which produces MNKWTTRIMAASLTALAVLTSACGDGNQGAGNNGNKQPAPVVNDSGTKTETETIDPFRMPEPIEITTFKSVSAGAKLNAGDTVEDNQYTRYMKDKSNISFKILWHASGPDYDQKSKLAIASGDLPDMLLVDEPTFLSLAEADQIEDLSGVYEKYASPLTQELYASTNNKALDKATYQGKLMAIPNISVQADAASLLWVRKDWMDKLGLKPPASVDDIATIAKAFVQGDPDGNGKPDTIGLTGSDSALSAPGKAGHHNYKGLFMAYNAYPSNWIKDGSGNIVYGSILPETKEALGKLSELYAAGLIDKEFALRKDLNQPVIGGQAGMFFGPWWSAGLLADTMTNDPKADFEPYLIPDAKGEYNNLMVPVSNRFIVVKKGMKYPEAAVIYANTFIAAQRKTDPDALKLDFTVSSEYWPIGNATYDYADAVERKSDLLSKALSGEIKPEALNPEMKDMYDKAVADKANPKADLKLWRGYYGYTKPAELLKQPMNRAYSEFTATTKTMERKWENLQKLEKETFLKIIMGEEPLDSFDQFVTDWKAQGGDEITKEVQEEVGKLQGK; this is translated from the coding sequence ATGAACAAATGGACAACACGGATTATGGCCGCGTCGCTGACGGCGCTGGCGGTTCTCACATCGGCATGCGGAGACGGCAATCAGGGCGCGGGTAATAACGGAAATAAACAACCGGCTCCGGTTGTAAACGATTCGGGAACCAAAACGGAAACGGAAACGATCGACCCGTTCAGGATGCCGGAGCCGATTGAGATCACGACGTTCAAGAGCGTAAGCGCCGGTGCCAAGCTGAATGCCGGCGACACAGTGGAAGACAACCAATACACCAGATATATGAAGGACAAATCGAATATCAGCTTCAAAATTTTATGGCATGCCTCGGGTCCGGATTACGATCAAAAATCAAAACTCGCCATTGCCAGCGGAGACTTGCCGGATATGCTGCTTGTCGACGAGCCGACGTTCCTGTCTCTCGCCGAAGCGGATCAAATTGAAGATCTAAGCGGCGTATATGAGAAGTACGCGTCACCTCTGACGCAAGAGCTGTACGCCTCAACGAACAATAAGGCGCTGGACAAAGCCACCTACCAAGGGAAGCTGATGGCGATTCCGAACATCAGCGTTCAGGCGGATGCCGCCAGTCTGCTGTGGGTACGCAAGGACTGGATGGATAAGCTCGGGCTGAAGCCGCCCGCTTCAGTCGATGATATAGCGACGATCGCGAAGGCTTTCGTCCAAGGGGACCCCGACGGCAACGGAAAACCGGATACGATCGGGTTAACCGGTTCCGATAGCGCATTGTCCGCACCCGGAAAGGCCGGCCACCACAATTATAAAGGGCTGTTCATGGCATACAATGCATACCCTTCAAATTGGATCAAGGACGGCTCGGGCAATATCGTCTACGGCTCTATCCTGCCCGAAACGAAGGAAGCTCTTGGTAAGCTGTCGGAATTATACGCTGCTGGCCTTATCGATAAGGAATTCGCTTTGCGCAAAGATCTCAATCAACCGGTTATCGGCGGTCAAGCGGGCATGTTCTTCGGACCATGGTGGTCGGCAGGATTATTGGCCGATACGATGACCAACGATCCGAAAGCCGACTTCGAGCCCTATCTGATACCGGACGCCAAGGGCGAATACAACAACCTGATGGTGCCGGTGAGCAACCGTTTCATCGTCGTTAAGAAGGGGATGAAGTATCCCGAGGCGGCTGTCATTTACGCTAATACATTCATTGCCGCCCAGCGCAAAACCGACCCGGATGCATTGAAACTGGACTTTACCGTGAGCTCCGAATACTGGCCGATCGGCAACGCCACATATGATTATGCGGACGCTGTGGAGAGAAAATCCGATTTGCTAAGCAAAGCGTTGAGCGGTGAGATCAAGCCCGAAGCGCTGAACCCGGAGATGAAAGACATGTACGATAAAGCGGTCGCCGACAAAGCGAATCCAAAGGCTGACCTGAAGCTCTGGCGCGGATACTACGGATATACGAAACCGGCCGAGCTGCTGAAGCAGCCCATGAACAGAGCTTACAGCGAATTTACGGCAACAACCAAAACGATGGAACGGAAGTGGGAGAATCTGCAGAAGCTTGAGAAGGAAACCTTTTTGAAAATCATCATGGGCGAGGAGCCGCTCGATTCCTTTGACCAGTTCGTCACTGATTGGAAAGCGCAGGGCGGCGACGAGATTACGAAGGAAGTGCAGGAGGAAGTCGGCAAATTACAAGGAAAGTAA
- a CDS encoding LacI family DNA-binding transcriptional regulator: protein MATIDDVARTAGVSKSTVSSVFSQKRPISREVSERVLAAARKLNYKPNYWARSLANKTTRIIGLNMPGEQVKFSLFHLSLMNGVLSECSPSGYRLLVNALPHSYLNEVPNLASEPVDGDILLDPKEGDNRIAERIRQNLPLVVVGRPPDDFESKVSYVDNDNVANGRKVTEYLLLLGHKRILFLNASQGKTVSSDRGYGYRRALEAAGVPFDPQLLTYKDPEATSSAFGYSASKEMLEKHPDITAIITDTDKMALGVYRAAAELGIAIPDQLSVAAFSDDSVFAPEFKPPLTGVKLFSEDLGREAAKLLIEQCSSEHRTVKRILIPTELVERGSCAGAPREITIHRRDEG from the coding sequence TTGGCAACGATCGACGATGTAGCCAGAACGGCCGGCGTTTCGAAGAGCACCGTATCGAGTGTGTTCAGCCAGAAGCGTCCGATCAGCAGAGAGGTATCCGAACGCGTTCTGGCTGCCGCCCGGAAGCTGAATTATAAACCGAATTACTGGGCGAGAAGTCTTGCGAACAAAACTACCCGCATCATTGGACTGAATATGCCGGGGGAACAGGTCAAGTTTAGTCTGTTTCATCTGTCGCTTATGAACGGCGTCTTAAGCGAGTGCAGCCCGAGCGGCTACCGGCTGCTCGTCAATGCGCTGCCCCATTCCTATTTGAACGAGGTACCGAACCTGGCTTCGGAGCCTGTGGACGGAGATATTTTACTGGACCCGAAGGAAGGGGACAACCGCATTGCCGAACGGATCCGGCAGAACCTCCCTTTGGTAGTCGTCGGCAGGCCGCCGGACGATTTCGAATCGAAAGTATCGTACGTCGACAACGATAACGTCGCGAACGGCCGGAAGGTGACGGAATACCTGCTTCTACTTGGGCACAAGCGGATATTATTCCTCAATGCTTCTCAGGGCAAAACCGTATCATCGGACCGGGGCTACGGATACCGCCGCGCGCTCGAAGCTGCCGGTGTGCCGTTCGACCCGCAGCTTCTTACCTATAAAGATCCGGAAGCGACTTCGTCCGCATTCGGGTACTCCGCCTCCAAGGAAATGCTGGAAAAGCATCCGGACATAACGGCAATCATCACCGATACCGACAAAATGGCGCTTGGCGTCTACAGGGCTGCCGCAGAGCTGGGAATTGCAATCCCGGATCAGCTGTCGGTTGCCGCCTTCAGCGACGATTCGGTATTCGCTCCCGAATTTAAGCCGCCGCTTACAGGAGTGAAGCTGTTCAGTGAGGACCTGGGCCGTGAAGCGGCGAAGCTGCTCATCGAGCAGTGTTCATCGGAGCATCGCACAGTGAAAAGAATACTGATTCCGACGGAACTGGTGGAACGGGGCTCGTGCGCAGGGGCGCCACGGGAAATAACAATTCACAGGAGGGATGAAGGATGA
- a CDS encoding xanthine phosphoribosyltransferase, translating into MKLLEHKIISEGLVLSDQVLKVDSFLNHMVDPELMLAVGQAFAERFAGSRVDKVLTLESSGIAPAIMTALTLKVPLLFARKHKSLTLKDDIYVETVYSFTKQQHNEVTISRKFLSPGENVLIIDDFLAHGEAAFGMARIVESAGASIAGIGIVIEKSFQSGAGRLREAGYRVESLARIASLTDGRVTFVSE; encoded by the coding sequence ATGAAATTATTAGAACATAAAATCATCAGTGAAGGCCTTGTTCTGAGCGACCAGGTGCTGAAGGTCGATTCGTTTCTGAATCACATGGTCGATCCCGAGTTGATGCTTGCCGTCGGCCAAGCATTTGCCGAGCGGTTCGCAGGCAGCCGTGTCGACAAGGTGCTTACCCTGGAATCCTCCGGCATCGCCCCGGCGATCATGACGGCGCTCACATTGAAAGTGCCGCTTCTGTTCGCGCGGAAGCACAAGTCGCTGACGCTGAAGGACGACATCTATGTAGAAACCGTGTACTCCTTCACGAAGCAGCAGCACAATGAAGTAACGATCTCCCGCAAATTTCTCTCCCCGGGAGAAAATGTGCTCATCATCGATGATTTCCTCGCCCATGGCGAAGCGGCGTTCGGTATGGCGCGAATCGTGGAATCGGCCGGAGCGTCAATAGCCGGTATTGGTATCGTCATCGAAAAGTCGTTTCAGAGCGGAGCCGGCAGGTTGAGGGAAGCGGGCTACCGCGTCGAATCGTTGGCCCGGATCGCTTCACTGACTGACGGCAGGGTTACATTCGTTTCCGAATAA
- the pdaA gene encoding delta-lactam-biosynthetic de-N-acetylase → MCAALLFCVSAHAAAAGGTFHFGFKKSVGGKLPSIGQEGFKDILQRHGAIFLGDTTKKELYLTFDNGYENGFTAKVLDVLKEKKVPAIFFVTGHYVKDQPELVKRMAAEGHLIGNHSWSHPDMSGISSGQIGNELVKVKDGVTQLTGRQDMQYLRPPRGIFSDRVLAVSKEQGYTSVFWSVAYKDWDTKAQRGWKHAYDSVMSQLHPGAVILLHSVSRDNAEALGKIIDDARVQGYEFKNLDQLAVKNY, encoded by the coding sequence TTGTGTGCAGCCTTACTTTTCTGTGTATCTGCGCATGCAGCGGCAGCAGGCGGCACGTTCCATTTTGGATTCAAGAAAAGCGTTGGCGGAAAGCTTCCTTCCATCGGCCAGGAGGGGTTCAAGGACATTCTTCAAAGGCATGGCGCCATCTTTCTGGGGGATACGACGAAGAAAGAGCTTTACCTTACCTTCGACAACGGGTACGAGAACGGATTTACCGCTAAGGTGCTCGATGTTCTGAAGGAGAAGAAGGTGCCGGCGATATTCTTCGTAACCGGCCATTATGTCAAGGACCAACCGGAGCTGGTTAAACGCATGGCGGCGGAGGGACATTTGATCGGCAACCATTCGTGGAGCCACCCCGATATGAGCGGGATCTCGAGCGGCCAGATCGGCAATGAATTGGTGAAGGTGAAAGACGGCGTCACTCAGCTAACCGGCCGGCAGGATATGCAGTATCTGCGTCCGCCGCGCGGCATCTTCAGCGACCGGGTGCTCGCGGTAAGCAAGGAGCAGGGTTATACAAGCGTGTTCTGGTCTGTCGCTTATAAAGACTGGGATACGAAAGCCCAGAGAGGGTGGAAGCACGCCTACGACAGCGTCATGTCGCAGCTACATCCGGGCGCGGTCATCCTGCTGCATTCCGTATCCAGAGACAATGCGGAAGCGCTCGGCAAAATCATCGACGATGCGCGGGTGCAGGGATACGAGTTCAAAAATCTCGACCAGCTTGCGGTCAAAAACTATTAA
- a CDS encoding DUF1761 domain-containing protein: MIDFTEVNVLAVLAATVVTMVLGFLWYSPVLFGNAWVKLQGKKMEEMSGGGPVTYILTALTALAGAFILALLLTLADEKTMTAGLTVGLLIGISVSVKIGMNYLFEGKGIQLYLITIGYHLVSYLLAGLIIGAM; this comes from the coding sequence ATGATTGATTTTACAGAAGTAAATGTTTTAGCGGTTCTTGCCGCAACGGTTGTCACGATGGTACTTGGTTTCTTGTGGTATTCGCCGGTACTGTTCGGCAATGCATGGGTCAAGCTGCAGGGCAAGAAGATGGAGGAAATGTCCGGAGGAGGTCCGGTGACGTACATTCTTACGGCGTTGACCGCACTGGCCGGCGCATTTATTCTAGCGCTGCTGCTGACGCTCGCGGACGAAAAGACAATGACGGCGGGATTGACGGTTGGCTTACTGATCGGCATCAGCGTTTCCGTGAAAATCGGGATGAACTACTTGTTCGAGGGTAAAGGAATACAGCTATACCTCATCACAATCGGCTACCACTTGGTATCGTATCTGTTAGCGGGTTTGATCATCGGCGCTATGTAA
- a CDS encoding PepSY-associated TM helix domain-containing protein: MKTTRKLHLWIGIISSLFILIQAITGLLLSEPWLIGGETRDGVPQVGISQGATSSAVQPGTGTSADRSGGTLAPSASADSNAAAQQQGNARPSFNGEGGIGGPDQKSSGLLGFVKGLHEGMIAGGSYKIYVDLTAISLIFLTSTGIFLSIRVLRAQSKQRRKSKTAQTVPSAS; encoded by the coding sequence ATGAAAACGACAAGGAAGCTTCATTTATGGATTGGTATAATATCATCGCTGTTTATTCTCATTCAAGCGATAACCGGTCTCCTGCTATCGGAGCCATGGTTGATCGGCGGCGAGACGCGGGACGGCGTTCCCCAGGTGGGAATCAGTCAAGGAGCGACGAGTTCGGCTGTCCAGCCCGGTACCGGCACTTCCGCCGATAGATCCGGCGGTACGCTTGCCCCGAGTGCCAGTGCCGACTCGAATGCTGCCGCGCAGCAGCAAGGTAATGCAAGGCCCTCCTTTAACGGCGAAGGCGGAATAGGAGGGCCGGACCAGAAAAGCAGCGGCCTGTTGGGCTTTGTCAAAGGACTGCATGAAGGAATGATCGCCGGCGGCAGCTACAAAATTTACGTTGATTTAACGGCCATCAGCTTGATTTTTCTGACCTCGACCGGAATTTTCTTGTCCATCCGCGTACTTAGAGCGCAGAGTAAACAGCGCCGAAAATCAAAAACTGCACAGACTGTTCCATCTGCGTCCTGA